A single Pristis pectinata isolate sPriPec2 chromosome 6, sPriPec2.1.pri, whole genome shotgun sequence DNA region contains:
- the LOC127571757 gene encoding hyaluronidase-2-like — MGQWAACFARTVTCVVTLLAAMARPQQRKQTSSFAGKPFVTVWNAPTHDCARYSVSLNLEMFDIVSSPNEGFYDQQLTIFYKERLGRYPYFQGQSPVNGGVPQNSSLLPHLDAVRSDIRRYMRSWDKEGLAVIDWEEWRPLWIRNWKNKQIYRDSSLSLVSQRHPDWSQADVSRQAQFEFEQSAQRFMVQTLQEGRNTRPRSLWGFYLFPDCYNHDYKNNAANYTGRCPDVEIARNDLLTWLWRNSTAIYPSIYLDRSLRSSPSAHKFVRSRVKEALRVSQLHGPHHALPVFVYSRPTYSYTVQLLTERDLVTTIGETAALGAAGIIFWGDTDYSNSAERCRMMKSYVGGVFGRYLLNVTTATRYCSQFLCGGRGRCERRDSEAETYLHLSPDSFRIQESPSEGAGLQVSGALTQRDRQRFQEDFQCRCFRGWLGQQCGIAESAGLRSLPSTLAPLLALLLPLIL, encoded by the exons ATGGGCCAGTGGGCAGCCTGCTTTGCCCGGACGGTGACCTGTGTGGTGACACTGTTGGCAGCTATGGCCAGGCCACAGCAGCGGAAGCAGACGTCCAGCTTTGCCGGGAAGCCGTTTGTGACGGTGTGGAATGCTCCGACCCACGACTGCGCCCGGTACTCAGTGTCCCTCAACCTTGAGATGTTTGACATTGTGTCCTCGCCGAACGAGGGCTTCTACGACCAGCAGCTCACCATCTTCTACAAGGAGAGGCTCGGGAGGTATCCCTACTTCCAGGGGCAGAGCCCTGTGAATGGGGGCGTGCCCCAGAACAGCAGCCTGCTGCCACACCTGGACGCGGTGCGCTCGGACATCAGGCGCTACATGCGGTCCTGGGACAAGGAGGGTCTGGCAGTGATCGACTGGGAGGAGTGGAGGCCACTCTGGATCCGAAACTGGAAGAACAAGCAGATCTACCGGGACAGCTCGCTGTCCCTGGTGTCCCAGCGACACCCCGACTGGTCACAGGCGGACGTCAGCAGACAGGCACAGTTCGAGTTTGAGCAGTCGGCGCAGAGGTTCATGGTGCAGACTCTGCAGGAGGGCAGGAACACGCGGCCCCGCAGCCTCTGGGGCTTCTACCTCTTCCCCGACTGCTACAACCACGACTACAAGAACAACGCAGCCAACTACACCGGGCGCTGCCCCGACGTGGAGATCGCCCGCAACGACCTGCTGACATGgctctggaggaacagcaccgcCATCTACCCCTCGATCTACCTGGACCGTTCCCTCCGCTCCTCGCCCAGTGCCCACAAGTTCGTCCGGTCCCGGGTGAAGGAGGCTCTCCGCGTCTCCCAGCTGCACGGCCCCCACCACGCGCTGCCCGTCTTTGTGTACTCACGGCCCACCTACAGCTACACCGTCCAGCTGCTGACCGAG CGGGACCTGGTCACCACCATTGGGGAGACAGCGGCGCTGGGGGCCGCCGGGATCATCTTCTGGGGAGACACCGACTACAGCAACAGTGCG GAACGCTGCCGGATGATGAAGAGTTacgtgggaggggtctttggccGTTACCTCCTGAACGTCACCACGGCGACCAGGTACTGCAGCCAGTTCCTGTGTGGGGGCCGCGGGAGGTGTGAGCGAAGGGACAGTGAGGCTGAGACCTACCTCCACCTCAGCCCGGACAGCTTCCGGATCCAGGAAAGCCCGTCCGAGGGAGCTGGGCTCCAGGTATCCGGCGCCCTGACCCAGCGCGACCGCCAACGGTTCCAGGAGGACTTCCAGTGCCGCTGTTTCCGGGGCTGGTTGGGCCAGCAGTGTGGTATTGCAGAGAGTGCCGGCCTACGCAGTCTGCCCTCCACCCTTGCCCCTCTCCTCGCCCTCCTGCTCCCTCTGATACTGTAG